A stretch of Thermodesulfobacteriota bacterium DNA encodes these proteins:
- a CDS encoding DUF167 domain-containing protein — protein MPARSGAAAELEVWVQPRASRDAVAGLQGGAVKVRLTAPPVDGEANDALVRFLAKQLGVARSAVTLVRGHASRRKILCIEGLTLEEVTKRLYPSPPSL, from the coding sequence ATGCCAGCTAGGAGCGGGGCCGCGGCCGAGCTGGAGGTGTGGGTGCAGCCCCGCGCCTCCCGAGACGCAGTGGCCGGGCTCCAGGGCGGAGCCGTCAAGGTGCGCCTGACCGCCCCGCCGGTCGACGGCGAAGCCAACGATGCCCTGGTGCGGTTCCTCGCCAAGCAGCTGGGGGTCGCCCGCAGCGCCGTGACCCTGGTGCGCGGCCACGCCTCCCGCCGCAAGATCCTGTGCATCGAGGGCCTGACCTTGGAGGAGGTGACGAAGAGGCTTTACCCCTCACCCCCCTCCTTGTAG
- the priA gene encoding primosomal protein N' produces MALCARVAVLRPLSRTFHYRIPEHLRGAVAPGVRCSVPFGRTATSGFVTAIEEAPASLRLKDLLEVLDPEPCLPPDLLELGLWLASYYHHFPGEALAALVPPSVRASAEVVYAAAGPAGGGESREPGEQRLLDRLRSRGEIPARGIRPAEQAALTRLLGRGEATRSWRVGAPPAPPGEEWFSLAPGAPAPGTVASRSPRQAQVLEGLQDGPQPAAILRARGVSREALARAVARGWVSRARAAALPAAPSCFALSGQGGVEELSGEQVSALQEVSRGLDAGAFAPILLQGVTGSGKTEVYIRAVEQALERDRGAIVLVPEIALTPQIVGRFCAAFGDAVALFHSALGERERRLQWLRVHSGEIRVAVGARSAVFAPVRRLGLVVVDEEHEPSYKQEEGLRYHAKHAALVRARACGAVALLGSATPDVETFHAADTGRYARAVLPRRVLASTALQVEVVDLRQEESRRRARVLLSEPLRLAVAGAVERGEQALLFLNRRGFSPALVCRGCGEALGCRRCSIALTLHRHTGAPALLCHYCGGQRVPPPACPACGKGELAAAGAGTQRLLEEALAAWPGARVVRLDRDTVRQGRGTAVLGAFSRGEADVLVGTQMVAKGHHFPRLTVVGVVDADLSLHFPDFRAGERTFQTLMQVAGRAGREVLAGRVFFQTRNPHHEVLAAAVAGDYEAFARAELRVRREAGFPPFRRLALLRISGPEAAAARTEAEVQAGRARALAGTGVEVLGPAPAPLERLRGRWRFQVLLKGPGPEAAPLQRLLRRLLDRRDADPPAPEVRVQADVDPVNLL; encoded by the coding sequence ATGGCACTGTGCGCCCGCGTCGCCGTCCTTCGCCCCTTATCTCGAACCTTCCACTACCGCATCCCCGAGCACCTGCGCGGGGCGGTGGCGCCCGGGGTTCGGTGTTCGGTCCCCTTCGGCCGCACCGCCACCTCCGGGTTCGTCACGGCCATCGAGGAGGCGCCGGCGTCGCTGCGCCTGAAGGACCTCCTGGAGGTCCTGGATCCCGAGCCGTGCCTGCCCCCCGACCTCCTGGAGCTCGGGCTGTGGCTCGCCTCCTACTACCACCACTTTCCGGGCGAGGCGCTGGCGGCGCTGGTCCCCCCCTCGGTGCGGGCCTCGGCCGAGGTGGTCTACGCCGCTGCCGGCCCGGCCGGCGGCGGGGAATCTCGGGAGCCGGGAGAGCAGCGCCTTCTGGACCGGCTGCGCTCCCGGGGGGAGATCCCCGCCCGAGGGATCCGCCCCGCTGAGCAGGCGGCCTTGACGCGGCTCCTCGGCCGGGGAGAGGCGACGCGCTCCTGGCGGGTGGGCGCTCCGCCGGCGCCCCCGGGGGAAGAGTGGTTCTCGCTCGCGCCGGGCGCTCCCGCACCCGGCACCGTGGCCTCGCGGTCTCCGCGCCAGGCCCAGGTGCTGGAGGGGCTGCAGGATGGGCCCCAGCCGGCGGCCATCCTGCGGGCTCGGGGGGTCAGCCGAGAGGCCCTGGCCAGGGCGGTGGCCCGCGGCTGGGTTTCGCGAGCACGGGCTGCCGCCCTGCCCGCGGCCCCCTCGTGCTTCGCGCTCTCCGGCCAGGGGGGGGTGGAGGAGCTCTCCGGGGAGCAGGTCTCGGCCCTCCAGGAGGTCAGCCGGGGGCTCGACGCGGGGGCGTTTGCCCCGATCCTCTTGCAGGGGGTGACGGGCAGCGGGAAGACCGAGGTGTACATTCGCGCGGTGGAACAGGCCCTGGAGAGGGATCGGGGCGCGATCGTGCTGGTGCCCGAGATCGCGCTCACGCCCCAGATCGTGGGGCGGTTCTGCGCCGCCTTCGGGGACGCGGTGGCCCTGTTCCACAGCGCGCTCGGCGAGAGGGAACGGCGTCTCCAGTGGCTGCGGGTGCACAGCGGGGAGATCCGGGTCGCGGTGGGCGCCCGATCCGCGGTCTTTGCCCCGGTCCGGCGCCTGGGGCTCGTGGTAGTGGACGAGGAGCACGAGCCCTCGTACAAGCAGGAAGAGGGCCTGCGCTACCACGCCAAGCACGCGGCCCTCGTGCGGGCGAGGGCCTGCGGCGCCGTGGCGCTCCTGGGGTCGGCGACCCCAGACGTGGAGACCTTTCACGCCGCCGACACGGGTCGCTACGCCCGGGCGGTGCTTCCCCGCAGGGTGCTGGCCTCGACCGCCCTCCAGGTGGAGGTGGTGGATCTGCGCCAGGAGGAGAGCCGCCGCCGGGCTCGGGTCCTCCTCTCCGAGCCCCTGCGCCTGGCGGTGGCCGGGGCGGTGGAGCGAGGAGAGCAGGCCCTGCTCTTCCTCAACCGCCGGGGCTTTAGTCCGGCCCTGGTGTGCCGGGGGTGCGGCGAAGCGCTGGGCTGCCGCCGCTGCTCCATTGCGCTGACCCTGCACCGGCATACCGGTGCGCCGGCGCTGCTCTGCCACTATTGCGGCGGCCAGCGGGTGCCGCCCCCGGCGTGCCCCGCCTGCGGGAAGGGGGAGCTGGCGGCTGCCGGCGCCGGCACCCAGCGCCTCCTGGAGGAAGCGCTCGCAGCGTGGCCCGGCGCCCGGGTGGTGCGCCTGGACCGCGATACCGTGCGGCAGGGGCGGGGCACGGCGGTGCTGGGGGCCTTTTCCCGGGGGGAGGCCGACGTGCTGGTGGGTACCCAGATGGTGGCCAAGGGGCACCACTTTCCCCGGCTCACGGTGGTGGGGGTGGTGGACGCGGACCTCTCGCTGCACTTCCCGGACTTCCGGGCGGGGGAGCGCACCTTCCAGACCCTGATGCAGGTGGCGGGGCGGGCCGGACGCGAGGTCCTGGCCGGCCGGGTCTTCTTCCAGACCCGAAACCCGCACCACGAGGTGCTTGCGGCGGCGGTGGCCGGCGACTACGAGGCCTTTGCCCGGGCCGAGCTCCGGGTGCGGCGGGAGGCGGGTTTCCCGCCGTTTCGGCGCCTGGCGCTCCTGCGGATCTCCGGGCCCGAGGCGGCAGCGGCGCGCACGGAGGCGGAGGTCCAGGCCGGGAGGGCGCGGGCCCTGGCCGGCACGGGCGTCGAGGTGCTGGGGCCGGCGCCCGCACCCCTGGAGCGGCTGCGAGGACGGTGGCGGTTCCAGGTGCTCCTGAAGGGGCCGGGACCGGAGGCCGCTCCCCTCCAGCGGCTGCTGCGCCGGCTCCTGGACCGCCGGGACGCCGATCCGCCCGCCCCGGAGGTGCGCGTCCAGGCGGATGTGGACCCGGTGAATCTCCTGTAG
- the topA gene encoding type I DNA topoisomerase — protein MPKSLLIVESPAKARTLKGYLGKDFQVEASVGHVKDLPKSELGVDVDRGFEPRYGVIRGKGKVLAQLKKAAQAADVVYLAPDPDREGEAIAWHIAEEIRPRGGQKPIYRVLINEITKKGVQQALAHPRPIDANRYNAQQARRILDRLVGYRISPILWDKVRRGLSAGRVQSVALRLVVDRERQVQAFTPEEYWTVDAVLRGSKDPAFTARLRKVEGKPARLGNRAMAEEALAQAREQAFRLAKVEKKEKRRNPAPPFITSTLQRDAFRKLRFSAKKTMSVAQRLYEGVDVEGQPVGLITYMRTDSTRLSDDAVAACREHVARVYGPSFVPEKPVVYRAKKGAQDAHEAIRPTSMDHEPERVRPFLEPDQYRLYKLVWERFVACQMKPAQYDQTTFDVAAGPYLFRATGSILRFKGFTAVYVEGVDDAQGGAPDEDEEGRQLPDLAEGEVLRLVDLTHGQHFTQPPPRFTESTLVKELEEQGIGRPSTYAQILSTLREKDYVKMAERRFVPTDLGVLVTDLLVRNFPRVLDVGFTAEMEAELDHVEEGTRQWQDLLRGFYGPFSETLEKAAQEMENVKAREEPTDVACERCGKPMVIRWGRNGFFLACSGYPECRNTKEFERRTDGGVAVRGGEKTGEACPECRAELVLRTGKFGRFVACSRYPECRFTRPVTTGVRCPRPGCTGELVEKRSKRGKTFFACNRYPDCENALWDRPVPRPCPACGHPFLVEKETRAGPAVRCPKRGCGYKEGGEG, from the coding sequence ATGCCAAAATCGCTGCTGATCGTCGAGAGCCCCGCCAAGGCCCGCACCCTCAAGGGGTACCTGGGGAAGGACTTCCAGGTCGAGGCCAGCGTGGGCCACGTGAAAGACCTTCCCAAGAGCGAGCTCGGGGTCGACGTGGACCGGGGGTTCGAGCCCCGCTACGGGGTCATCCGGGGAAAGGGCAAGGTCCTCGCCCAGCTCAAGAAGGCGGCCCAGGCGGCCGACGTGGTCTACCTGGCCCCCGACCCGGACCGGGAGGGGGAGGCCATCGCCTGGCACATCGCCGAGGAGATCCGGCCCCGGGGCGGGCAGAAGCCCATCTACCGGGTGCTCATCAACGAGATCACCAAGAAGGGCGTGCAGCAGGCCCTGGCCCACCCCCGGCCCATCGACGCCAACCGCTACAACGCCCAGCAGGCCCGCCGCATCCTGGACCGGCTCGTGGGGTACCGGATCAGCCCGATCCTATGGGACAAGGTGCGCCGCGGGCTCTCCGCCGGCCGGGTACAGTCCGTCGCCTTGCGCCTGGTCGTGGACCGGGAGCGGCAGGTGCAGGCCTTTACGCCCGAGGAGTACTGGACCGTCGACGCGGTGCTCCGGGGCTCGAAGGATCCGGCCTTCACGGCCCGGCTGCGCAAGGTGGAGGGCAAACCCGCCAGGCTCGGCAACCGGGCCATGGCCGAGGAAGCCCTGGCGCAGGCCCGGGAGCAGGCGTTTCGGCTCGCCAAGGTGGAGAAGAAGGAAAAGCGCCGCAACCCGGCGCCCCCCTTCATTACCTCGACCCTCCAGCGCGATGCCTTCCGCAAGCTGCGCTTCTCGGCCAAGAAGACCATGTCGGTGGCCCAGCGCCTCTACGAAGGCGTGGACGTGGAGGGCCAGCCGGTGGGGCTCATCACCTACATGCGCACCGACTCCACGCGCCTCTCCGACGACGCGGTGGCCGCGTGCCGCGAGCACGTGGCCCGGGTGTACGGACCCTCCTTCGTGCCCGAGAAGCCCGTGGTGTACCGGGCGAAGAAGGGCGCCCAGGACGCCCACGAGGCCATCCGCCCCACCTCCATGGACCACGAGCCCGAGCGGGTGCGGCCCTTCCTGGAGCCCGACCAGTACCGACTCTACAAGCTGGTGTGGGAACGGTTCGTGGCGTGCCAGATGAAGCCCGCGCAGTACGACCAGACCACCTTCGACGTGGCGGCCGGCCCCTATCTCTTCCGGGCCACCGGGTCGATCCTGCGGTTCAAGGGCTTCACGGCGGTGTACGTGGAGGGCGTGGACGACGCCCAGGGCGGCGCCCCCGACGAGGACGAAGAAGGCCGCCAGCTGCCGGACCTGGCGGAGGGGGAGGTCCTGCGCCTGGTGGACCTGACCCACGGCCAGCACTTCACCCAGCCACCGCCCCGGTTCACCGAGTCCACCCTGGTCAAGGAGCTCGAAGAACAGGGCATCGGCAGGCCGTCGACCTACGCGCAGATCCTCTCCACCTTGCGGGAGAAGGACTACGTGAAGATGGCCGAGCGGCGCTTCGTTCCAACGGATCTCGGGGTGCTGGTCACCGATCTGCTCGTGCGCAACTTCCCCCGGGTGCTCGACGTGGGCTTCACGGCGGAGATGGAGGCCGAGCTCGACCACGTGGAGGAGGGGACACGCCAGTGGCAGGACCTCTTGCGGGGCTTCTACGGCCCGTTCTCCGAGACCCTGGAGAAGGCCGCCCAGGAGATGGAGAACGTCAAGGCCCGGGAAGAGCCCACCGACGTGGCCTGCGAGCGCTGCGGCAAGCCCATGGTCATCCGCTGGGGGCGCAACGGCTTCTTCCTGGCCTGCTCCGGATACCCCGAGTGCCGTAACACCAAGGAGTTCGAGCGCCGCACCGACGGAGGCGTGGCGGTGCGCGGCGGGGAGAAGACGGGGGAGGCCTGCCCCGAGTGCCGGGCCGAGCTCGTGCTGCGCACCGGGAAGTTCGGGCGGTTCGTGGCGTGCAGTCGCTACCCCGAGTGCCGTTTCACCCGGCCCGTCACCACGGGGGTTCGCTGCCCCCGCCCGGGATGCACCGGCGAACTGGTGGAGAAGCGCAGCAAGCGGGGCAAGACCTTCTTCGCCTGCAACCGCTACCCCGACTGCGAAAACGCCCTGTGGGACCGCCCCGTGCCCCGCCCCTGCCCCGCCTGCGGCCATCCCTTCCTGGTGGAAAAGGAAACCCGCGCAGGCCCCGCCGTGCGCTGCCCCAAGCGCGGCTGCGGCTACAAGGAGGGGGGTGAGGGGTAA
- the dprA gene encoding DNA-processing protein DprA has protein sequence MDRRGVVDALVLRGARGVGDRGFRALVDAFGGAGAVLAAGRAELEARCGATGLLVGALEEARRARSRWEEEVRRAAEGGFTLAVYGGAGYPRLLAEIPDPPPVLYLAGSLETGDERAVAVVGSRRASTYGVRFARALARDLAGAGITVVSGLARGIDAAAHQGALDAGGRTAAVFGAGLDVIYPGWNEALARAVRGAGAWVSELPLGSEPRAHHFPRRNRIISGLSLGVVVVEAAERSGSLITATCALEQGREVFAVPGLPGSYNARGAHGLLRAGAKLVERAEDVLAELPPLAGGPSPASALRPPRDGPPEPPAAHRSVWEALEAVPLHIDEVAARADMGAARAGAALMELVLGGFAEEWPGKRYSRARSGSESP, from the coding sequence GTGGACCGACGTGGGGTCGTGGATGCCCTGGTGCTTCGGGGCGCCCGGGGGGTGGGGGATCGGGGCTTCCGGGCCCTGGTGGACGCCTTCGGTGGCGCCGGCGCGGTCCTGGCCGCCGGGCGGGCGGAGCTCGAGGCTCGGTGCGGCGCGACCGGGCTCCTGGTGGGAGCCCTGGAGGAAGCCCGGAGGGCCCGCAGCCGCTGGGAGGAGGAGGTGCGGCGGGCGGCCGAGGGCGGGTTCACCCTGGCGGTGTACGGGGGGGCGGGCTATCCGCGGCTCCTGGCCGAGATCCCGGACCCCCCCCCGGTGCTCTACCTGGCAGGCTCCCTGGAGACCGGCGACGAGCGGGCGGTGGCCGTGGTGGGGAGCCGCAGGGCCAGCACCTACGGAGTGCGCTTCGCCCGGGCCCTGGCCCGGGACCTGGCCGGGGCCGGAATCACCGTGGTGAGCGGGCTCGCCCGGGGGATCGACGCGGCGGCTCACCAGGGGGCCCTCGATGCGGGGGGGCGCACCGCCGCCGTCTTCGGGGCCGGGCTCGACGTGATCTACCCCGGGTGGAACGAGGCCCTGGCCCGGGCGGTGCGGGGAGCCGGGGCCTGGGTGAGCGAGCTTCCCCTGGGGAGCGAACCCCGCGCCCACCACTTCCCGCGGCGCAACCGCATCATCAGCGGGCTGAGCCTGGGCGTCGTGGTGGTGGAGGCCGCCGAGCGCAGCGGCTCCCTCATCACCGCCACCTGCGCCCTGGAGCAGGGGCGGGAGGTCTTCGCCGTGCCCGGCCTCCCGGGGTCCTACAACGCCCGGGGCGCCCACGGCCTCCTGCGGGCGGGGGCCAAGCTGGTGGAGCGGGCCGAGGACGTGCTGGCCGAGCTGCCCCCTCTTGCCGGGGGGCCTTCTCCGGCCTCGGCACTCCGGCCGCCGCGGGACGGGCCCCCCGAGCCGCCGGCGGCCCACCGCAGCGTGTGGGAGGCCCTGGAGGCCGTTCCCCTCCACATCGACGAGGTGGCGGCGCGGGCGGACATGGGGGCGGCCCGGGCGGGGGCGGCGCTGATGGAGCTGGTTCTCGGGGGGTTTGCCGAAGAATGGCCCGGGAAGCGGTACTCCCGGGCTCGCAGCGGATCGGAGAGTCCATGA
- a CDS encoding DivIVA domain-containing protein, which produces MRITPLDVHEQTFRVAFRGFDPGEVDAFLQRVADELERLIEERDAARAELAQEKDARRNLEGTLAAARDLQAGLLEQTRAEAEAVRHQAQLQADRILAGANEELVRVRREILEARERRGLWLAELGALADTLIRWVEDKSAQPSGAPDLISRPGAPTRPDAPQEPQGTPALGGSPGGSTEEGTLVGDAS; this is translated from the coding sequence ATGCGCATCACCCCCCTCGACGTGCACGAGCAGACCTTCCGCGTGGCCTTCCGGGGCTTCGACCCGGGGGAGGTGGACGCCTTCCTCCAGCGCGTGGCCGACGAACTCGAACGCCTGATCGAGGAGCGCGACGCCGCCCGGGCCGAGCTGGCGCAGGAGAAGGACGCCCGCCGCAACCTGGAGGGAACCCTGGCGGCCGCCCGGGACCTCCAGGCGGGCCTCCTGGAGCAGACCCGGGCCGAGGCCGAGGCCGTGCGGCACCAAGCCCAGCTCCAGGCCGACCGCATCCTGGCGGGAGCCAACGAAGAGCTCGTGCGCGTGCGGCGCGAGATCCTGGAGGCCCGGGAGCGCCGGGGGCTGTGGCTCGCCGAACTGGGGGCCCTGGCCGACACCCTGATCCGGTGGGTCGAGGACAAGTCGGCCCAGCCCTCGGGGGCCCCGGACCTCATCTCCCGTCCGGGAGCGCCCACAAGGCCTGACGCACCGCAGGAACCCCAGGGAACACCAGCTCTTGGAGGCTCCCCCGGGGGGAGCACCGAGGAAGGGACGCTCGTAGGGGATGCCAGCTAG
- a CDS encoding YggT family protein, with protein sequence MFVIANFLRAAATVLDLVLVVYLWLVIARAVLSWVNPDPYNPIVRFLYRATDPVTHWVRRRVPLSFGGLDFSPMLVILAIYFLRSFLVASLFDLARRLGP encoded by the coding sequence ATGTTCGTGATCGCGAATTTCCTGCGGGCCGCCGCCACCGTACTCGACCTGGTTCTGGTGGTCTACCTTTGGCTCGTCATCGCCCGGGCCGTGCTCTCCTGGGTGAACCCCGACCCCTACAACCCCATCGTGCGGTTCCTGTACCGGGCCACGGACCCGGTGACCCACTGGGTGCGCCGGCGCGTGCCCCTGAGCTTCGGGGGCCTCGACTTCTCTCCCATGCTGGTGATCCTGGCCATCTACTTCCTGCGGTCCTTCCTCGTGGCGAGTCTCTTCGACCTGGCCCGCCGCCTGGGCCCCTGA
- a CDS encoding DUF494 family protein has protein sequence MKGRMFEVVAYIARRYGPDGSAVEDPWDLRDELLDAGFVEDDVERAFSWMERLRRTGTPMLPARAPGAALRTPTADEARKLSAAARGLLLRLEQGGIIDEAMREAVYAKALTLEEPELGAEEVRVLVALLLRAAPGSDERVSALVLAGNLDGVYH, from the coding sequence ATGAAGGGCAGGATGTTCGAAGTGGTGGCCTACATCGCCCGGCGCTACGGGCCGGACGGTTCGGCGGTGGAAGATCCCTGGGACCTGCGCGACGAGCTCCTCGACGCGGGGTTTGTGGAGGACGACGTGGAGCGGGCGTTCTCCTGGATGGAGCGGTTGCGCCGCACCGGGACCCCCATGCTCCCGGCGCGGGCCCCGGGAGCCGCGCTGCGCACGCCCACCGCCGACGAGGCCCGCAAGCTCTCGGCGGCGGCCCGGGGATTGCTCCTGCGCCTGGAGCAGGGGGGCATCATCGACGAGGCCATGCGCGAAGCGGTGTACGCCAAGGCACTCACCCTCGAGGAGCCCGAGCTCGGGGCCGAAGAGGTGCGGGTGCTCGTGGCGCTGCTCCTGCGCGCGGCGCCGGGTTCGGACGAGCGGGTGAGCGCCCTGGTGCTGGCGGGGAACCTGGACGGCGTGTACCACTGA
- the dksA gene encoding RNA polymerase-binding protein DksA, producing MEPDRVEFFRALLQSRLDELVGEAHSTMSNLSEGEDTYADPTDRATAESDLNFLLRIRDRERKLIQKIQEAMQRLEEGTYGICESCGEEIGEKRLEARPVTTQCIDCKSEAELRERTGS from the coding sequence ATGGAACCTGACCGCGTTGAATTCTTCCGGGCGCTGCTCCAGTCCCGGCTCGACGAGCTCGTGGGGGAAGCCCACAGCACCATGAGCAACCTCAGCGAAGGAGAGGATACCTACGCCGACCCCACTGACCGGGCCACCGCCGAGTCGGACCTGAACTTCCTCCTGCGCATCCGGGACCGGGAGCGCAAGCTCATCCAGAAGATCCAGGAGGCAATGCAGCGCCTGGAGGAAGGCACCTACGGCATCTGCGAGAGCTGCGGCGAGGAGATCGGCGAGAAGCGCCTGGAGGCCCGGCCGGTGACCACCCAGTGCATCGACTGCAAGTCCGAGGCGGAGCTGCGGGAGAGGACGGGCTCCTGA